Part of the Phycodurus eques isolate BA_2022a chromosome 3, UOR_Pequ_1.1, whole genome shotgun sequence genome, GGCGGAATTCCTCTCGAAGTAAGGAAGCGGGCGGTGGTGTCTGCGACGCGCGCGCCAAGGCTCTTGATGAGTTCTGGACGCCGACCATCTTGTCTGCCTGGCCCAGCAGTGgcgtgtgtgcgcatgtttttgttttatcactCTGTTAAATGTCAAATTTCTGCTGTTTTACGCACCTTGAGGGACCTTTTGGAATTTTTACCACCTTGGAGCGCTAATGAGAAGGCCGCGACGTTGCCGCCTCCGCTGCTGTGCGTACGTCACTTGCCCATGAAACAGATACTAAGGCCTCTTGCCCTCGTCTTCAccttgccaaatagtgagcctgcacattaatgtgtgtgtgtgtgtgtgttttgtgagtTTGTCTCTGttctttttcatgtttgtttgtttatgtgttcgcacgtgtttgtgtgtgtgctcttaGTCACTATTTTGTGGTCCTGCCCCTTGCCTTTCCCTGCTGCACCTTAAATGCTCCAACagctgaacaaaaaaatattcgcCTTAACCAAGCGTCCCTTCCTTGTTCCGTGTTCCTGCCTCACTTCCATCCGTTCATCTCCTTCAGCTTGCTGATGCTGGTGCCTTTGACAGGTGTGGAGGGCGGGGGCGAGAAGAGGGGCAATGTGGGGGTCTCCTCGGATGCAGTGAGGGCGTTCAAAAGTGAGCGGCATGCcgacgtcttcttcttcttcttctccttcttcagcATGTCTTTCTTTTCTGGTGTGTTTTTCTTCTCTGACGTGTCTTGCTTCTCCGACATATCTTTTTTCTCCGGCGTTTCTTTCTTCTCCTTGTAGGAGCCCGGAGACATGCTCTGTGGACGTGGGCCGAGACACAGACTGTACGTAAGGTTGAGGAAAATCGGGGGGTGAGGAGGAGATGAGCATAAATAGGAGACAGGAGGGAGGCCAAGAGCAAGTGCAGGAGTTGAGGAAGAGGATGAGTGGATGAGGAGTAATTATGGGAGAAtgaaaaaaaggaggaggaagaagaggaagaggagggacaTGTAGGAAGAGCAGGAGGTGAGGACAAAGTAAAAActagaagaggaggaagagtagaagcgaggatgaagaggagggagGTTAAGAAGTGGGGGagttgaggaagaggaggaattAATGGAGACAGATGAGGAGTAGTAACTGAGGATGAAAAGAAAACAGGAGGACAAGGAGGGTggtgaagaggaagaggaggggagaggatgaagaggaagagAAGGAAGTGAAGAGGGAACGCAGGAGTTGAGGAAGAAGACGGGACAAGGAGTACATTTGGGAAGAGGAAAAGGACAGGGGATGGGGGATGAAAAGGAGGATGATGAAAAAGAGGactgaggatgaagaggagagAGGAGAAAGCAAAGGAGGTGAGGATGAAGAGATGGAGAGGGAGGACATGCTCGGGATGAGAAACTCCtcctctcacttcaacatagttccttggcagcaAATTGCACCAAAGATGACACCAAAGCACAAATTTGATCTTAAACGGAGCTTCTAAGTATCATTCATTGCCAACTGTGCGCCTATGAATCCCTTTGAGagtcttttgtgattaagggctatacaaacaAACTTGACCTCTGCGAATCAGTAAATTCACCAGCGGTGAATGGTTGGGGGAACACTGTggtgcatttttgggtcatcctgaaattttaccCGAAATCGCAATCAGTATCCCTAACATTTTGTGAGGCGTGTATCTAAAAAAGTAGTCACATACGCAGCAGCATAGCGTCCAGCAGCTGAGCTTGGCGGCGTTGTGGCCTGAGCCGGCGTAGCGGTTCTTCTTGGGCAGCAGCAAGACGAAGGAGACAGACAGCGACAGGTGGTAGAAGCTGTGTACATAGGCGTAGTCCCACTCctaacacacccacacacatacacgtacagAGGGTTTTTATGCACGCGTGCGTCTTAATGGGAGGACGCGAGATGGCTGGCGGTCTGCTGATAGCGAACCTCGAAGTAGAAGCGCAGCATGAGTGCCAAGGCGCCGAAACAGCAGCCAGGACCGACCTGCTGAGTGTAAACGCGCTTGTCAGGGTACACGGCACGCAGCTCCTTCATCTTCTGAAGCTGAGAGGAGGAAGTTAAGAGGGCGAGGAGGTAGTGGAAGTGAGTATACAGAGGCAAGGGAGTGGAGGAGTCGAGATGAGTATGAAGAGGGGGAAGAAGCGCAGGAGGTGAAGAGGGAGtgtggaggaagaagaggaggaggtgaaaAGAAAGGAGGGTGGGaggggaaggaggaggagagatgACATCGAAAAGGAGGAGGTAAGGAAGTGATGCACGAGAAGCAATTAGAAGAGGATAAGGAAGTGAGAATCAAAAGGAGAGATGAGGGGAGAGGAGCATGAGGAGGGAAAGGATGAGAAGGAGGGGGCAAGGAGGCGATGATGAAAGGGAGAAGGAAGCATGGAGGTGAAGATCGAGCCAGCAGGAGGAAGAAAACGGGGTTGTAAGAGGAAGTAGAGGGGTGATGATTAAGTAGAGGAGGTGGTGAGGGAGAAGTGGAGGACAGCGACATGGACATGAACATCACTCACTGGTGAAATTAAGACAAAGTGGATTTATCTTGTACTGGTTCTATTGATTCTACTGGTTGTGTTGGTCCTCCTGATCGCGTTGTGAAAATGGCACTCACCCATTTGACGGTGATGATGAAGACGGCCGATCCGATGGGACCCGAGTAGATCCCGTATCCCCAGCGGTCCTGGTAGATCCGGACTGCGATGCTCAGAACTCCAAACATGGTCACGCTGGAACGCTGAGGCTCGTCAAAGTCGCCCAGAGCTGAGCACACAAGCAAAGTCTGCTTACAAGCCCACCTGCAAGTCTACTTTGAAGTCACCCCATAAGTTCACTCACAAATCCACAAGTTTACTTAGAAGTCTACTTCCAGGTCCACTTACAATTCTACTGAGAACAGAACAGTCTACACACAAGGTTCCTTGGCGGTACCCTTAGGCGTCCAATAAAAAGTCCACTTAGAAGTCCACTTGAAGGTGCACTTACAAGTCTTCTGAGAACCACCTACAAGTCTACTTAGAAATCCACTTATAAGTCTGCTTAGAAGTCAAGCCAGAAGTCTACTTAGAAGTCTACCAACAAGTCCATTTACAAGTCAACTTAGCTTAGAACCTCCTATATCTCCACTTAGAAGTGCCTTTGTAAGTCCACCTACAACTTGTCCACCTGGAAGTAAAGGCCCCTAAAAAGTAGCCATAGAAGTCCACTTACAAGTCTTACTTAGAAGTCCATTCAGAACTCCACCTAAGTCCACTTGGAAGTTAAGTCCCCTAGAAGCTACCCTTAGAAATCCACTTAAAGTCAATTTAGGCCTGGTGCACAcctaaggatttttcaaatctgagATATTTTAATCTGTTACAGACCTCACACTTAAAGatgaaaaagaaacatgtttATTTACTGTCGTTTATTTGTTCCTGAGTCAACGctcttcttgattggctacattctgttctATGTCACAATTTACTGCGTCATGACTCGGTGAGATGTTGGCTTCCCCACATACACTTGAAGgtttttggttgtaaatattgaacccgttcaatatttaagattgtcagcACGGACCTGTTTCAGATCCTATAATCGGGACACACTATCAGACCTGAGGATAATCTTATAGGTTAATCTTGGAAGatttaagattgtctggcgtttgacgtCCTTGgttgggaaggggcaaaatcggccCGATGTCTTTATGTGTGAACCGGGTTTTATAAGTGTACTATCAAGTCTACTTACAAATCCACCTAGCTACAATTCCACTTACTGTATCTCCACCTGGAAGTCATATCCCCTAAAAAgaagttcacctccaagtccaCTAGGAGGTCTACTAGATGTCTGCTTAAAAGTCCACACAAGTCCACTTGGAAGTCAAGTCTCTTAAAAATTCCACATCCAAGTCAACCTCGAAATCTCGTCACACTTCCAGAACCTCACACAATAAGATGCAAGATGTATCACATGGTCCTGTCATCTATTGACAATAATAGCGCATCTCTCGCTTTTATTGCGTTTGATACAAAAACAGACCTGTATTGATTTTTAATATTCCACAAAATGAGGTCCAACTGAGTTTAGAACACACATGGGCCTTTTAATAGACTCATCCAGTCAGCTGTTGGAactgccagtgtgtgtgtgtgtgtgtgtacaacgCGTTATCAGCAGCTGGTTTCATGTGTGATTTGTAGTCCTACGCTGGCAAGTGTAGGACTACAAATCCCATCATCAGCACATGGTGGCTGTCCTGTGACTGAGAAGACACCCATAGGTATCGCGGTTGGACTCACCGATGAGTGTGAC contains:
- the mymk gene encoding protein myomaker isoform X2, which translates into the protein MGAYIAKMLLPTVSSVVFLPAASVAAKRGFHMEAMVYFFTMFFSAIYHACDGPGLAILCIMKYDILEYFSVYGTALSMWVTLIALGDFDEPQRSSVTMFGVLSIAVRIYQDRWGYGIYSGPIGSAVFIITVKWLQKMKELRAVYPDKRVYTQQVGPGCCFGALALMLRFYFEEWDYAYVHSFYHLSLSVSFVLLLPKKNRYAGSGHNAAKLSCWTLCCCSMSPGSYKEKKETPEKKDMSEKPLTASEETPTLPLFSPPPSTPVKGTSISKLKEMNGWK
- the mymk gene encoding protein myomaker isoform X1 yields the protein MGAYIAKMLLPTVSSVVFLPAASVAAKRGFHMEAMVYFFTMFFSAIYHACDGPGLAILCIMKYDILEYFSVYGTALSMWVTLIALGDFDEPQRSSVTMFGVLSIAVRIYQDRWGYGIYSGPIGSAVFIITVKWLQKMKELRAVYPDKRVYTQQVGPGCCFGALALMLRFYFEEWDYAYVHSFYHLSLSVSFVLLLPKKNRYAGSGHNAAKLSCWTLCCCSMSPGSYKEKKETPEKKDMSEKQDTSEKKNTPEKKDMLKKEKKKKKTSACRSLLNALTASEETPTLPLFSPPPSTPVKGTSISKLKEMNGWK
- the mymk gene encoding protein myomaker isoform X3, which translates into the protein MGAYIAKMLLPTVSSVVFLPAASVAAKRGFHMEAMVYFFTMFFSAIYHACDGPGLAILCIMKYDILEYFSVYGTALSMWVTLIALGDFDEPQRSSVTMFGVLSIAVRIYQDRWGYGIYSGPIGSAVFIITVKWLQKMKELRAVYPDKRVYTQQVGPGCCFGALALMLRFYFEEWDYAYVHSFYHLSLSVSFVLLLPKKNRYAGSGHNAAKLSCWTLCCCSMSPGSYKEKKETPEKKDIRRHAAHF